From one Acidibrevibacterium fodinaquatile genomic stretch:
- a CDS encoding extracellular solute-binding protein produces the protein MTAPPRKLSDHELSRVIDFLRKIRQPFDAGMPGARPDIYWNVVLELIDRYLQQRPVDLSTLIQLARASWGTGNRLVARMLEEGLIVRVPRGPHHKTTFLAPSERLIADFIDYATEIKAHLAKTFGLRSGTETDEYYFGGSYFAAHIIAPLQGGDISSAVLRNLRFLLHDDNYFVSMRNMWSDFRNDIGRKSSFDLRSLPELYGQATIALRDPATAYAVVALNMPWLGGFADAGLLAPLDEELAQAPINPLDFHPSVWGTGRWKGRQYGIPIYCTVEILTARRDLFEAADLAYPRTFDETIAAARALHRPEREQYGIAWNGARGMTIAHAFMFFMASSGGTLIEIPRKSENWLDGFDTANLRLRIDSAEGLAAIEYMRALAEVSPPGVATFDAERNLACFMAGHAAMSYVWTMRAARLEHEPSSKVKRRVAYLTPPVFKGGQVTAPVGGFLLTIPAYVPNERRQEILNAIAWMASPEAMKAHVKNGFPVAPRFSVCADPEALASSPIVSLVDRMARHHELNTWSRPPVPEYVEIERILGCEVFAAVFEGKPPKRALADAQAAAYRVIRARPAGVRPRPRDQASSPRPRTAA, from the coding sequence CAACGTCCCGTCGATCTCTCGACCCTGATCCAGCTCGCGCGGGCGAGTTGGGGCACCGGGAACCGGCTGGTTGCGCGGATGCTGGAAGAGGGGCTGATCGTCCGCGTGCCGCGCGGGCCACACCACAAAACGACGTTTCTCGCCCCGAGCGAAAGGCTGATCGCCGATTTCATCGACTACGCAACCGAGATCAAGGCGCATCTCGCCAAGACCTTCGGCCTGCGCTCGGGGACGGAGACCGACGAGTATTATTTCGGTGGATCTTATTTCGCCGCCCACATCATTGCCCCGCTGCAGGGCGGCGATATCAGCTCGGCGGTGCTGCGCAATCTGCGCTTTCTTCTTCATGACGACAATTATTTCGTCTCCATGCGCAACATGTGGTCGGATTTCCGCAACGATATCGGCCGCAAAAGCAGCTTCGACTTGCGCTCGCTGCCGGAGCTCTACGGACAGGCGACGATCGCGCTTCGCGATCCCGCCACCGCCTATGCGGTGGTCGCGCTGAACATGCCCTGGCTTGGTGGTTTCGCCGATGCCGGGCTGCTCGCGCCGCTCGATGAGGAGTTGGCGCAGGCGCCGATCAACCCGCTCGATTTCCACCCCTCGGTGTGGGGTACCGGGCGCTGGAAAGGGCGGCAATATGGCATTCCGATCTACTGCACGGTGGAGATCCTGACCGCGCGGCGCGACCTGTTCGAGGCTGCCGACCTCGCCTATCCGCGTACCTTCGACGAGACCATCGCCGCCGCCCGCGCCCTGCACCGGCCCGAGCGCGAGCAATACGGCATCGCCTGGAACGGCGCGCGCGGCATGACCATCGCCCACGCCTTCATGTTCTTCATGGCCTCGTCAGGAGGTACGTTGATCGAGATCCCACGTAAGAGCGAGAACTGGCTGGACGGGTTCGACACGGCCAATCTTCGGCTCCGCATCGACAGCGCCGAGGGGCTGGCGGCGATCGAGTATATGCGGGCGCTTGCCGAAGTATCGCCGCCCGGGGTCGCAACCTTTGATGCCGAGCGCAACCTCGCCTGTTTCATGGCCGGCCACGCGGCGATGAGCTATGTATGGACGATGCGCGCGGCGCGGCTCGAGCATGAGCCGAGTTCCAAGGTCAAGCGGCGGGTCGCCTATCTCACTCCGCCGGTCTTTAAAGGAGGGCAGGTAACGGCGCCGGTCGGCGGCTTCCTGCTCACCATCCCGGCCTATGTGCCCAACGAGCGCCGGCAGGAGATCCTCAACGCCATCGCCTGGATGGCCTCGCCGGAAGCCATGAAGGCGCATGTCAAAAACGGGTTTCCGGTAGCGCCAAGGTTTTCGGTGTGCGCCGACCCCGAGGCGTTGGCCTCCTCGCCGATCGTGAGCCTCGTCGATCGGATGGCGCGACACCATGAACTCAACACCTGGTCGCGCCCGCCGGTGCCGGAATATGTCGAGATCGAGCGCATCCTCGGCTGCGAGGTGTTTGCCGCGGTGTTCGAGGGCAAGCCGCCGAAACGCGCTTTGGCCGATGCCCAAGCCGCCGCCTATCGGGTCATTCGCGCCCGCCCCGCCGGCGTCCGCCCGCGGCCGCGCGATCAAGCCTCGTCGCCGCGACCGCGGACAGCGGCATAG